One genomic segment of Spirochaeta cellobiosiphila DSM 17781 includes these proteins:
- a CDS encoding alanyl-tRNA editing protein, which translates to MVQKVFWENPYQTELLTTIKTREGRTVSLDSTIFYAFSGGQESDTGTIGGVNVLSARKEGWDIYYELAEVPSFKPGDEVLVKIDWERRYLLMRLHFAAEIILELCYSTWPGIEKIGAHISQDKARIDFLWEESLAPFYPKLLEAYQNLVDQNLPIISAFSDEEQQRRYWKIDGFGQVPCGGTHLRSTGELGPIKLKRKNIGKGKERIEIRFDR; encoded by the coding sequence ATGGTTCAGAAGGTCTTTTGGGAGAACCCCTATCAAACAGAATTATTAACAACCATAAAAACCAGAGAAGGGCGAACCGTCTCATTAGACTCTACTATCTTCTATGCTTTTTCCGGAGGACAGGAAAGTGACACGGGAACGATAGGTGGGGTGAATGTGTTGTCCGCTCGCAAAGAGGGATGGGATATCTACTATGAATTAGCAGAAGTCCCAAGCTTTAAGCCTGGTGATGAGGTCCTTGTTAAGATCGATTGGGAGAGGAGATATCTTCTTATGCGTCTCCATTTCGCCGCAGAAATCATCCTTGAGTTATGTTATTCCACCTGGCCAGGTATAGAAAAGATAGGGGCTCATATCAGTCAGGATAAGGCACGAATTGATTTCCTCTGGGAGGAGAGTTTAGCTCCCTTTTATCCTAAGTTATTAGAAGCCTATCAAAATCTTGTGGATCAAAATCTTCCTATTATTAGTGCCTTTAGTGATGAAGAACAACAAAGACGCTATTGGAAGATCGACGGTTTTGGACAAGTCCCCTGTGGAGGAACCCATCTTCGATCGACGGGAGAACTGGGACCGATTAAGTTAAAGCGTAAAAACATCGGGAAAGGCAAAGAACGGATCGAAATTAGATTTGACAGATGA
- a CDS encoding LysM peptidoglycan-binding domain-containing protein, with protein MNHYKYLLGCALFLFIISIAYSEEYVVQQGDTLSEIAYRYSISQDRIMAINHFDEDILRDGIRILIPNSQKDTKYIIQEGDTLSSISYAFDISQEELRRGNPNALYDDILQVGKEIRLSSQDDEYEVRAGDTLSGLAYKWDISMDKIQRANHLDSPFLRVGMKLKIPQVAKDIYVVQAGDSLWSIAHRHNVSMATLRLWNDLSSDTLYVGQKLKLTYSSPRDSIKPLGEYYYSKPHSDHQLSISYQESPSQSLQDDYEQASSLIRKFQKSIAAERSLGRELEGWHIILDPGHGGYDSGAIVEGSNGMGQPIYIVEDEYAYDTSLRLYRLLALHGAQVDMTIISPNHIIRDGSAHKPFTHEKNEVYNWLGGPNNTSFRPRGGTKGLEERKILAKKYLSQSHSRHTLYISMHADNSPNLPEATAIIYYGDNSKELKTSLSFAQTLTEYLGQGAFTHKEEVRVLRNNPADAAVLIETRNLYFDRNGWAIRDWHLREEQASMILNGVLAYAARSSS; from the coding sequence ATGAATCACTATAAGTATCTGCTTGGTTGTGCCCTTTTCCTGTTTATCATTTCTATCGCCTATAGTGAGGAATATGTTGTCCAGCAAGGAGATACTCTCTCAGAGATCGCCTATCGCTATTCCATCTCCCAAGACCGTATTATGGCCATCAATCATTTTGATGAAGATATACTGAGGGATGGTATACGAATCCTTATACCTAATAGTCAGAAAGATACTAAGTACATTATCCAGGAAGGGGATACCTTAAGCTCTATCTCCTATGCCTTTGATATCTCCCAAGAAGAGCTACGAAGGGGGAATCCAAATGCCCTTTATGACGATATCCTTCAAGTGGGCAAGGAGATCCGTTTATCTTCCCAGGACGATGAATATGAAGTTCGTGCTGGTGATACCCTATCGGGATTAGCCTATAAATGGGACATCTCTATGGATAAGATTCAAAGGGCAAATCATCTTGATTCTCCCTTCCTGAGAGTAGGAATGAAGCTCAAGATTCCCCAGGTGGCAAAGGACATATATGTAGTACAAGCTGGTGATTCCCTCTGGAGTATTGCCCATCGTCATAATGTCAGTATGGCTACCCTTCGATTATGGAATGACCTTAGTTCTGACACTCTTTATGTAGGACAAAAACTAAAACTCACTTATTCCTCTCCTCGTGATTCTATCAAACCCCTGGGGGAATATTATTATTCCAAACCTCATAGTGACCATCAACTGTCTATCTCTTACCAGGAAAGCCCCAGCCAATCTCTTCAGGATGACTATGAACAGGCTAGCTCCCTGATTAGAAAATTCCAAAAGTCTATAGCTGCGGAGAGAAGCCTGGGAAGAGAGTTGGAAGGGTGGCATATCATATTAGATCCAGGGCATGGGGGGTATGATTCCGGGGCCATCGTAGAAGGTTCTAACGGGATGGGTCAGCCTATTTATATCGTGGAAGATGAGTATGCCTATGATACGTCATTACGTTTGTACAGGCTATTGGCTTTACATGGTGCTCAGGTTGATATGACAATCATTAGCCCTAACCATATCATTCGGGATGGCTCTGCGCATAAACCCTTTACCCATGAGAAAAATGAAGTCTACAACTGGTTAGGAGGACCTAACAATACGTCTTTCAGGCCCCGGGGAGGGACGAAGGGATTAGAAGAACGGAAAATCCTTGCTAAGAAATACCTCTCACAAAGTCATTCCCGGCATACTTTATATATCAGTATGCATGCGGATAATTCTCCTAATTTGCCTGAAGCAACAGCGATAATCTATTATGGAGATAATAGTAAGGAATTAAAGACTTCCTTATCTTTTGCCCAGACACTGACAGAGTATCTGGGACAAGGGGCCTTTACCCACAAAGAGGAAGTACGGGTTCTCAGGAATAATCCTGCTGACGCAGCTGTATTGATTGAAACCCGGAATCTATATTTTGACAGGAATGGATGGGCCATCAGAGATTGGCACTTGAGAGAGGAACAGGCTAGTATGATTCTCAATGGTGTTTTAGCTTACGCGGCCCGTTCTTCTTCATAG
- a CDS encoding GNAT family N-acetyltransferase, translated as MIKYRKATPADASLLTAIQIEAFAFDEQMVGAGPPGYDSDDSQLLAISQYHYYVIEWEDIPIGGFIYSIIDRVCELKRVFILPEYQNQGIGSQVLSSIESMADIQSVQLEASYFHSINQSYYENRGYISIGRQYYTEEAYSIVYKKVLK; from the coding sequence ATGATCAAATATAGAAAAGCCACTCCCGCTGATGCTTCCTTATTAACTGCCATACAGATAGAAGCCTTTGCTTTTGATGAACAAATGGTGGGGGCCGGACCACCGGGCTATGATAGTGATGACAGTCAGCTTCTCGCCATATCCCAGTATCATTACTATGTTATTGAGTGGGAAGATATCCCCATTGGTGGCTTTATTTACAGCATTATAGACAGGGTTTGTGAACTAAAAAGGGTCTTTATTCTCCCGGAATATCAAAATCAGGGGATAGGGTCTCAAGTCCTCTCTTCTATAGAATCGATGGCTGATATTCAGTCCGTTCAATTAGAAGCTTCTTACTTTCATTCTATAAACCAATCTTACTATGAGAATAGAGGTTATATCTCTATAGGACGACAGTATTATACAGAAGAAGCTTACTCTATTGTCTACAAAAAAGTCCTAAAATAA
- a CDS encoding PocR ligand-binding domain-containing protein, with protein sequence MNYPLDVVLSKEGLEILNNISKVLGFRMSFFDVNYEEKAPLDTQASCQYCKLIQSNLGLYQECVKNDQFYCSQAKASGETIHYQCHAGLHEAVFPIIFDEECVGFFLVGQFRTEEELPLKITSHNMSFLKTQLEKEYNKLPHYNGEKLESALQLIRMTTSYILDNNMLALKQNQLGDELLAYIKNNYLYNVEMSDLVDKFHKSPSTINLALKNKTGHSFKQLIVQLRIKEASKLLRDFTDMTISEVAEKTGFSDPLYFSRLFKKHFKQSPREYRNDQI encoded by the coding sequence ATGAATTATCCCTTAGATGTGGTTTTATCCAAAGAAGGTTTAGAGATTCTCAATAACATTTCCAAGGTTCTTGGTTTTAGAATGTCCTTCTTTGATGTTAATTATGAAGAAAAAGCCCCCTTGGACACCCAAGCTTCCTGTCAGTATTGCAAGCTCATTCAAAGCAATCTGGGTTTGTATCAAGAGTGTGTGAAGAACGATCAATTCTACTGCAGTCAGGCAAAAGCTTCTGGAGAGACCATACATTACCAATGTCATGCCGGTTTGCATGAAGCTGTCTTTCCTATCATCTTTGATGAAGAATGTGTTGGATTCTTTTTGGTGGGACAATTCCGAACAGAAGAAGAACTCCCTCTTAAAATCACCTCTCATAATATGTCCTTCTTAAAGACTCAATTAGAGAAAGAGTATAATAAGCTTCCCCATTATAACGGGGAAAAGCTAGAGAGTGCCTTACAGTTAATCAGAATGACAACCTCTTATATTTTAGATAATAATATGCTGGCCTTAAAGCAAAACCAATTAGGTGATGAATTACTGGCATACATAAAAAATAATTACCTATACAATGTGGAGATGTCTGATCTGGTGGATAAATTCCATAAATCACCCTCTACTATTAATCTGGCCCTTAAGAACAAGACAGGACACAGCTTTAAGCAACTTATTGTACAATTACGAATCAAGGAAGCTTCCAAATTGCTCAGGGACTTTACGGATATGACCATATCAGAGGTGGCAGAGAAAACAGGTTTCTCTGATCCTCTTTATTTTTCCAGATTATTTAAAAAGCACTTCAAACAATCTCCCCGTGAGTATCGAAATGATCAAATATAG
- a CDS encoding nucleotidyltransferase family protein, translated as MNKTVVVMAAGLGTRYGGLKQLDIVGPTNETIIDYSMYDAYKAGFTKVVFIIREDFKQEFIEKIGSKYENLMQVNYANQSLADTPIIIKDIANIRTKPWGTGHALLAARHVLEDPFLIINADDYYGTNAFKAASDYMENMKASQMEASMIGYTLANTLSEYGSVARGICSINSEGILEDIEETLGIHRNETGSVVSQEGKILDEQGMVSMNMWLLTPPCLKLGSSYFEDFLGEEENLKKKEFYLPTLVKRLIDEQGLVLPVLHSPDQWFGVTYREDKPIVKSHIKKLIDQNIYPYKLWD; from the coding sequence ATGAATAAAACTGTTGTAGTGATGGCTGCAGGCCTGGGAACAAGATATGGAGGGTTAAAGCAATTAGACATTGTAGGCCCTACGAATGAAACCATTATCGATTATTCTATGTATGACGCTTATAAAGCTGGTTTTACAAAAGTAGTATTTATTATTCGAGAGGACTTTAAGCAGGAGTTTATCGAAAAGATTGGATCTAAATATGAAAATCTCATGCAAGTTAATTATGCCAATCAATCCCTTGCTGATACTCCGATCATCATCAAAGACATCGCCAATATTCGAACAAAACCATGGGGAACGGGACATGCCTTATTAGCCGCACGTCATGTACTGGAAGACCCCTTCTTGATCATCAATGCAGATGACTATTATGGAACCAACGCCTTCAAAGCCGCTTCTGATTATATGGAAAATATGAAGGCAAGCCAAATGGAAGCTAGCATGATAGGTTATACCCTCGCTAATACTCTGAGTGAATATGGAAGCGTGGCTCGGGGCATCTGCTCTATAAATTCTGAGGGAATATTGGAAGACATAGAGGAAACTCTGGGGATCCACCGTAATGAAACTGGTTCTGTAGTATCACAGGAAGGAAAGATCCTTGATGAACAAGGAATGGTGTCCATGAATATGTGGTTACTAACCCCTCCCTGCCTTAAATTAGGCTCCTCTTATTTTGAAGACTTTCTAGGTGAGGAAGAGAATCTCAAGAAAAAGGAATTCTACCTCCCTACATTGGTTAAGCGACTGATCGATGAGCAGGGCCTCGTCTTACCTGTATTGCATAGTCCTGATCAATGGTTTGGAGTGACGTACCGTGAAGACAAACCTATCGTCAAATCACATATCAAGAAACTGATAGACCAGAATATCTACCCCTATAAGCTATGGGATTAA
- a CDS encoding phosphotransferase enzyme family protein, whose product MTDQEMKEIINQFVIYGDIISFAPYGSGHINDTYVVNTNQAGTDIRYIIQRINTKVFTDPEGLMSNIKRITETLQKGYQDNDVIDSSRRTLTVIPSREGKPYLVDQTGNYWRMYLFIEKALGYDFIENTTQAFEAAKSFGEYQKLLNDMKGERLVETIKDFHNTPKRFEYFKSVLAKASSLKKDQAKEEIDFYLSREEETSHLMNLYKSGKIPERITHNDCKLNNVLLDVHNYKAICVIDLDTTMPGLSLYDFGDLVRTSVVRAPEDEKDLTQIVIDMEMFRSLIDGYLISTLSFLNETERENLVFGGKIMTYEVGLRFLTDFLEGDKYFKTSYEEHNLVRTRTQMTLVKAIEKCQKEMEAYVEHRYNKLIAKN is encoded by the coding sequence ATGACTGATCAAGAAATGAAAGAAATAATAAATCAATTTGTTATCTATGGAGATATTATATCCTTCGCTCCCTATGGTAGCGGTCATATAAATGATACCTATGTGGTGAATACCAACCAGGCAGGAACAGACATACGCTATATCATTCAGCGCATAAACACTAAGGTATTTACCGATCCAGAAGGTCTTATGTCGAATATCAAGCGTATTACTGAGACCCTTCAGAAGGGCTATCAGGACAATGATGTCATAGATAGTTCGAGAAGAACATTAACGGTCATTCCTTCCAGAGAAGGAAAACCTTATCTGGTTGATCAGACTGGTAATTATTGGAGAATGTACTTATTCATTGAAAAGGCTTTAGGTTATGATTTTATTGAGAACACAACCCAGGCCTTTGAAGCGGCGAAAAGCTTTGGAGAATACCAGAAGCTTCTAAACGATATGAAAGGAGAACGTCTGGTTGAGACTATTAAAGACTTTCACAATACTCCTAAACGTTTTGAATACTTTAAGTCCGTATTAGCAAAGGCCAGCTCTCTTAAAAAAGACCAGGCCAAAGAAGAGATAGACTTCTACCTATCCAGAGAAGAAGAGACCTCTCACCTTATGAATCTCTATAAATCAGGTAAGATTCCTGAAAGGATTACCCATAACGATTGTAAACTCAATAATGTGCTCTTAGATGTTCATAACTATAAAGCTATTTGCGTTATTGATTTAGATACAACCATGCCCGGATTAAGTCTCTATGACTTTGGAGATTTGGTAAGGACATCCGTGGTTCGTGCTCCGGAAGATGAAAAGGATCTGACACAAATAGTGATAGACATGGAAATGTTCAGATCCCTCATTGATGGCTATCTGATATCCACCTTGTCCTTCCTTAATGAAACAGAGAGAGAGAATCTTGTTTTCGGTGGCAAGATAATGACTTATGAAGTAGGTCTTAGATTCCTCACAGACTTTTTGGAGGGGGATAAGTATTTTAAAACGTCCTATGAGGAACATAATCTAGTTCGCACAAGAACTCAGATGACCTTAGTCAAAGCTATTGAAAAATGTCAAAAAGAAATGGAAGCTTATGTGGAGCACCGATACAACAAACTAATAGCAAAGAACTAG
- a CDS encoding helix-turn-helix domain-containing protein, producing MVYNLHLLRNTLYSSMASMSQFMNHSMDNQLLEIQKIALTIELNEDNRKIKKNIGPDHIVSSDDYDLSQVLSTFTLTNKTIADLFIYYPSNQYVIGSLGVFPSQSFYMLNNQLDSTGYQDWLVNIDKTIDGFRLIELWGQTRIVYIRRMNSQGNVAGIMVVMLNPGVLFQDSERVVDRRAEKVSFGMIVDGQPLPDNQGEEDSVLSDPEPSKADKPKDNNKFKYVLRTESRLFPGIEYVNSYNLPHNLQAFIYPLLICVTGILAIGILGWYMSVRIGKRNAAPIESLLHKLHHSNRVRGNEYDIINKSIDNLVFEHGTQLQKLQIQQNMITGLFINTLINTDNMSEKDIFNFAQLYDISFENDFFVVVLIKTFNTSNNGVIKKLHTWLEENTMESVVSVFNHQYVLLLNVESSIAVSTLIPLMTELTEQDLWGKTPLVGIGSCVDNLSSIKDSYHNAIVALKESSQVNSSPVKAYQKGMTERSDQNLNNYFDSLYNSIVQNNFPDIRLFFDLFFSQCISVSETMEDLKYHLTPLVDLIKDISQHQNIDLQQLGDPFFDFSNQREMRLNLLQFWDTLEIRLSKTLNGERNSLAEKAKTIIHRDYTNSLLGLYSIAEELNVSNSYLSSTFKQVCGVGIVQYINQLRINLAKEFILKTDMNIKEIATAVGFSSDISFIRVFKKYESRTPNTLRKKN from the coding sequence ATGGTGTATAATCTACATTTGTTAAGAAATACTCTGTATTCCTCTATGGCCAGTATGTCCCAGTTTATGAATCATTCTATGGATAACCAATTACTGGAGATTCAGAAAATAGCCCTCACTATTGAATTAAATGAGGATAATCGGAAAATAAAGAAGAACATCGGCCCTGACCATATAGTGTCCTCCGATGATTATGATTTATCACAAGTCCTTTCTACCTTTACCTTAACTAATAAAACCATTGCTGATCTGTTTATCTATTATCCCTCTAATCAATACGTCATAGGCAGTCTGGGAGTCTTTCCTTCACAATCCTTTTACATGCTGAACAATCAACTTGATTCAACAGGATATCAGGACTGGTTGGTTAATATTGACAAAACAATTGATGGTTTTCGACTCATCGAATTATGGGGACAGACCCGCATCGTTTATATAAGAAGAATGAACTCTCAGGGTAATGTTGCAGGGATTATGGTCGTCATGTTAAATCCTGGGGTGTTGTTTCAGGATAGTGAAAGAGTCGTCGACAGGAGAGCAGAAAAAGTCTCTTTTGGGATGATCGTTGATGGACAGCCGCTCCCTGATAACCAAGGTGAGGAGGATTCTGTCCTAAGTGACCCAGAACCTTCTAAAGCTGATAAACCGAAGGACAATAACAAGTTTAAGTATGTCCTGCGAACGGAATCTCGTTTATTCCCGGGCATTGAATACGTAAATTCCTATAATCTTCCCCATAATCTGCAAGCCTTTATCTATCCCCTGCTAATATGTGTCACTGGTATATTAGCTATTGGAATTCTTGGATGGTATATGTCCGTAAGGATTGGTAAACGTAATGCTGCTCCTATAGAATCACTTCTTCATAAATTACATCATTCTAATAGGGTCCGTGGTAATGAATATGATATTATCAATAAAAGTATTGATAATCTTGTCTTTGAACATGGAACACAATTACAAAAATTACAGATACAACAGAATATGATTACAGGTTTATTCATTAACACCTTAATCAATACAGATAATATGTCCGAGAAAGATATTTTTAACTTTGCCCAGTTGTATGATATCAGTTTTGAAAATGACTTCTTTGTTGTGGTCCTTATTAAAACATTTAATACCAGTAATAATGGAGTCATAAAAAAACTTCACACCTGGCTCGAAGAAAATACGATGGAATCTGTTGTATCGGTCTTCAATCATCAATATGTCTTACTTCTAAATGTGGAATCTTCTATTGCGGTATCAACCTTGATTCCTCTCATGACAGAACTAACAGAGCAGGACCTATGGGGCAAAACACCACTAGTCGGAATAGGCTCCTGTGTTGATAATTTGAGTTCAATAAAGGATAGTTATCACAATGCCATAGTGGCCCTGAAAGAGAGCTCCCAAGTGAATTCTTCACCGGTCAAGGCCTATCAGAAAGGAATGACCGAACGATCAGATCAGAACCTCAATAACTACTTTGATTCCCTATATAACAGTATTGTCCAGAATAACTTTCCCGATATTAGGCTTTTCTTTGATCTTTTCTTCTCTCAATGTATATCCGTGAGTGAGACCATGGAAGATTTAAAATATCATCTAACACCTCTCGTCGATTTAATAAAGGATATCAGCCAGCATCAGAACATTGATTTACAGCAATTAGGAGATCCCTTTTTTGATTTTTCAAACCAAAGAGAGATGCGTTTAAATCTCTTACAGTTCTGGGATACTTTGGAAATACGCTTATCGAAGACTCTCAATGGGGAAAGAAACTCCTTAGCAGAGAAGGCCAAGACCATAATTCATAGGGATTATACTAACTCCTTATTAGGTTTATATAGCATTGCTGAAGAATTGAATGTTAGTAACTCCTATTTATCTTCTACTTTCAAACAGGTTTGCGGAGTGGGAATTGTTCAATACATTAACCAATTGCGAATTAATTTGGCAAAGGAATTTATCTTAAAAACAGATATGAATATAAAAGAGATTGCCACTGCAGTTGGTTTTTCCAGTGACATCTCCTTTATTCGTGTCTTCAAGAAATACGAATCGAGAACACCTAATACTTTACGCAAGAAAAACTAG
- a CDS encoding DUF4091 domain-containing protein yields the protein MAYFDFYLADSMTKVFPDRKPSPLKEKAFTVLKGQVVNLQLVYSLTDPDPTSRMQAFSLNVTGDQSLLEIRKVELVPSQYPSTPNDDTDYLSKTPGLYPDLLDAFEGKLKPVFNQYRSLWLQIDSSRLDAGTHNIGINIVPDKKIVLGNGEEVILKNTTETTLEFQIDVLAQTLPEQSLIHTEWFHTDCLADYYGVDAYSEAHWERIEQFIDYAVNRCGINTILTPVFTPPLDTEVGGSRTNVQLLQISYEGTTYQFDFSLLDRWCQICSKLGVQYLEISHFFTQWGAEFTPNIYVNGELRFGWHTKADSPEYKDFLNQLIPALLKSLEENSYTKDRLFFHISDEPEDQHLESYLKSKSQVEDLLSGYTIIDALSSYDFYQKDIVSHPVPANSAIQTFIDHNVEHLWTYYCVAQGKLVPNRFLSMPNRRNRIMGVLMYLYKIEGFLHWGYNFYSSQFSKSKINPFLTTDCDMAFPSGDAYLVYPGKEGPLGSIRNEIQVLALDDLRLLTYTESVLGRDKTIELVLGEGKNLFTFTSYPRYDEYFSELHGRIFQALGS from the coding sequence ATGGCTTATTTTGATTTTTATCTTGCTGACTCTATGACCAAAGTTTTTCCTGACAGAAAACCTTCTCCCCTAAAGGAGAAGGCTTTCACTGTCCTGAAAGGACAAGTTGTGAATCTGCAATTGGTGTATTCCTTAACAGATCCTGACCCTACAAGCCGAATGCAGGCCTTCTCTCTTAATGTGACAGGAGACCAATCCTTACTGGAGATCCGTAAGGTTGAACTTGTTCCTTCCCAGTATCCCAGTACTCCTAATGATGATACTGATTACCTGTCAAAGACTCCTGGTCTCTATCCAGATTTGTTAGATGCTTTTGAAGGAAAGTTGAAACCTGTCTTTAATCAGTACAGAAGTTTGTGGCTTCAAATAGATAGTTCCCGTTTGGATGCAGGAACACATAATATAGGAATCAACATTGTTCCTGATAAAAAGATAGTCCTAGGGAATGGTGAAGAGGTAATCCTTAAAAACACTACAGAGACAACTCTTGAATTTCAAATTGATGTGTTAGCTCAGACCTTACCAGAACAAAGCTTAATACATACTGAATGGTTTCATACAGATTGTCTGGCTGATTACTATGGTGTCGATGCCTATAGTGAAGCCCATTGGGAACGAATAGAACAATTCATTGATTATGCTGTTAATCGCTGTGGTATTAACACCATCCTTACTCCTGTCTTTACCCCGCCCTTAGATACAGAAGTAGGAGGAAGTCGAACTAACGTCCAGTTACTGCAAATATCCTATGAGGGAACGACTTATCAATTTGATTTTTCCTTGCTTGATCGCTGGTGTCAGATCTGTTCAAAGCTGGGCGTCCAATATCTGGAGATCAGTCATTTCTTTACACAATGGGGAGCTGAATTCACTCCTAACATATATGTCAATGGTGAATTACGTTTCGGGTGGCACACAAAAGCTGATTCTCCTGAGTATAAAGATTTTCTGAATCAATTGATTCCAGCCTTACTAAAATCATTAGAAGAAAACTCTTATACCAAGGATCGTCTGTTTTTCCACATCTCTGATGAACCAGAAGATCAGCATCTGGAAAGTTATCTTAAATCAAAGTCTCAAGTAGAGGATCTATTATCGGGATATACGATTATAGATGCCCTAAGTAGTTATGATTTCTATCAAAAAGATATTGTCTCCCATCCCGTTCCCGCAAATAGTGCGATACAGACCTTTATTGATCACAATGTTGAACATTTATGGACATATTATTGTGTAGCACAGGGAAAACTAGTTCCAAATCGTTTCCTTTCCATGCCTAATAGAAGGAATCGGATTATGGGCGTACTCATGTATTTATATAAAATAGAAGGCTTTCTCCATTGGGGATATAATTTCTATAGTTCCCAATTCTCTAAAAGTAAAATAAATCCCTTCTTAACCACTGATTGCGATATGGCTTTCCCTTCAGGTGATGCCTACCTGGTTTATCCTGGTAAAGAGGGTCCCCTCGGCTCTATAAGGAATGAAATTCAGGTCCTCGCTTTAGATGATTTAAGATTATTGACCTATACAGAATCTGTATTGGGAAGGGATAAAACAATCGAATTGGTTCTGGGAGAAGGAAAAAATCTGTTTACTTTTACTAGCTATCCAAGATACGATGAGTACTTCTCAGAGCTTCATGGGAGAATCTTTCAAGCTCTTGGGAGTTAG
- a CDS encoding carbohydrate ABC transporter permease, with protein sequence MRNRIINITIGICLVIFAVAAFIPFVYMALVSLTQKQVLDFQFAINELSLVNYFRVFKNLNILVNFRNSLIVTVSACIFNNFISAMAAYAFAKKKFPLRDKLFYLYIATLMIPGQVTLIPVFVIIKNLGLMNTYPALFLPIINAFGVFLVRQFMVGIPDDLLEAAKIDGCSDPRIFFTIVLPLVKTVLISLTIFTFITSWNDFLWPLVIASKPSMKTLTLAISALKGTYSTNYGLVMAGSTLAFLPPFLLYLSLQRMFIQGIALSGIKG encoded by the coding sequence ATGAGAAACAGAATTATTAATATTACTATTGGAATTTGTTTGGTGATATTTGCCGTGGCGGCTTTTATACCTTTTGTCTATATGGCTCTTGTATCATTAACTCAAAAACAAGTTCTTGATTTTCAATTTGCTATCAATGAGTTGAGCTTAGTTAATTATTTTAGGGTCTTTAAGAACCTGAATATCCTTGTGAACTTCCGTAATAGTCTGATCGTTACCGTATCAGCTTGTATCTTTAATAACTTCATCAGTGCTATGGCTGCTTATGCTTTTGCCAAGAAGAAATTTCCCTTGAGGGATAAGCTCTTCTATCTGTATATCGCTACTTTGATGATTCCCGGCCAAGTTACATTGATACCTGTGTTTGTTATCATTAAGAACTTAGGATTGATGAATACCTATCCCGCTTTGTTTTTACCTATTATTAATGCCTTTGGGGTATTCCTTGTGCGTCAGTTTATGGTTGGTATCCCTGATGATCTGTTAGAAGCTGCCAAGATTGATGGCTGTAGTGATCCGAGAATCTTTTTTACTATCGTTCTCCCTTTAGTAAAAACCGTATTGATTTCTCTCACCATATTCACCTTTATTACCAGCTGGAATGACTTCCTCTGGCCTTTGGTTATCGCAAGCAAACCTTCTATGAAAACATTAACTCTAGCCATATCCGCTTTGAAAGGAACCTATTCCACTAACTATGGACTGGTAATGGCTGGTTCAACTTTGGCTTTTCTCCCCCCCTTTCTCTTGTACTTATCACTCCAAAGAATGTTCATACAGGGAATTGCCCTGAGCGGAATTAAAGGATAG